The proteins below come from a single Pedobacter aquae genomic window:
- a CDS encoding glycosyltransferase family 4 protein, which produces MIDKKLAIVTTHPIQYYAPLFQLLAKETNLMVFYTWGEGSLKKFDPGFGKVIEWDIPLLEDYPYQFLKNESKYPGSHHFKGIINPNLIEHIEEFNPDAIMLIGYAYQSHLQVLRHFKGKTPLWFRGDSTLLDKDTGWKKYIKSIYLKWVYSHVDLAFYVGTANKAYFKKYGLKERQLVFAPHAIDSGRFLVPRKNEAKALRARLGLSKLDILILFAGKFEPKKNPLLLLDAFIALNLPNAHLLFVGNGVLEESLKWRVETLKLKVKNEERKDNRVHFMNFQNQSQMPVVYQASDIFCLPSQGPGETWGLAINEAMISRNAIIASNKVGCAIDLVKNGENGYVFESSDLEGLKVCLSKITLSPSIHQMKDKSQDIIKEWSISNQLKAFINQLNEKNQCDSSSL; this is translated from the coding sequence ATGATTGATAAAAAGTTAGCAATTGTTACTACACACCCTATTCAATATTACGCTCCACTATTTCAACTATTAGCTAAAGAAACTAACCTAATGGTATTTTATACTTGGGGAGAGGGTTCTTTAAAAAAGTTTGATCCAGGGTTTGGTAAGGTGATTGAGTGGGATATTCCATTGTTAGAAGATTATCCTTACCAGTTTTTAAAAAATGAGAGTAAGTATCCTGGCAGTCATCATTTTAAGGGAATTATAAATCCTAATCTGATTGAGCATATTGAAGAATTTAATCCCGACGCGATTATGCTAATTGGTTATGCCTACCAGAGCCACTTACAGGTGTTGAGACACTTTAAAGGAAAAACACCACTATGGTTTAGAGGAGATTCGACCCTATTGGATAAAGATACAGGTTGGAAAAAGTATATAAAAAGTATTTACCTGAAATGGGTTTATAGCCATGTTGATTTGGCTTTTTATGTTGGGACAGCTAATAAAGCCTATTTTAAGAAATATGGTTTAAAAGAAAGACAGTTGGTATTCGCACCACACGCCATAGACAGCGGACGCTTTTTAGTTCCTAGAAAAAACGAAGCAAAAGCCTTAAGGGCTAGACTTGGATTAAGTAAGCTTGATATACTTATTTTATTTGCGGGGAAGTTTGAACCTAAAAAAAATCCGCTACTTCTATTAGACGCTTTTATAGCTTTAAATTTACCGAATGCACATTTACTTTTTGTGGGGAATGGGGTCTTGGAGGAGAGTTTGAAATGGAGAGTAGAAACTTTAAAGTTGAAAGTTAAAAATGAGGAGCGCAAAGATAATCGGGTACATTTTATGAATTTTCAGAATCAAAGTCAAATGCCTGTAGTGTATCAAGCTTCAGATATTTTTTGTTTACCTTCTCAAGGACCAGGTGAAACTTGGGGGTTGGCTATCAATGAAGCCATGATTAGTAGGAATGCAATTATTGCCAGCAACAAAGTAGGTTGTGCCATAGATTTGGTTAAAAATGGTGAAAATGGTTATGTATTTGAAAGCAGTGATTTAGAGGGACTAAAAGTTTGTCTATCTAAAATTACTTTATCTCCATCTATCCATCAAATGAAAGATAAATCTCAGGATATAATTAAAGAATGGAGTATTTCAAACCAATTGAAAGCTTTTATAAATCAATTAAATGAAAAAAATCAGTGTGATTCTTCCAGTTTATAA
- a CDS encoding acyltransferase family protein, with the protein MNNPTVLKPIGRITSVDMLRGIAALMVCIFHFTNGNKNYLASGHWFRNFGSYGWAGVEIFFIISGFIIPYSLNQSKYTYQNWKDFLIKRISRIEPPYFITILLILALNYVSTLSPYFKGKDLPIDYFNLALHIGYLNSFFDHPWLNPVFWTLAIEFQFYLLMALIFPLLIHSSTYVRATIVFAYLLSMFFFSSKFIFYYSAYFL; encoded by the coding sequence TTGAACAATCCCACGGTCTTAAAACCAATTGGCAGAATCACTTCTGTAGATATGCTGAGAGGAATTGCAGCATTGATGGTCTGTATATTTCATTTTACCAATGGAAATAAAAATTACTTGGCTTCCGGTCATTGGTTTAGAAATTTTGGGAGTTATGGTTGGGCCGGAGTTGAAATATTTTTCATCATTTCCGGCTTCATTATCCCTTATTCTTTAAACCAGAGCAAATACACTTATCAAAACTGGAAAGATTTTTTAATTAAAAGGATTAGCAGAATTGAACCACCTTATTTCATCACTATATTATTGATTTTAGCCTTGAATTATGTAAGTACACTATCTCCCTATTTTAAGGGTAAAGACCTTCCAATAGATTATTTCAATCTTGCTTTACATATTGGTTATCTCAACAGCTTTTTTGACCATCCGTGGCTTAACCCCGTTTTTTGGACATTAGCTATTGAGTTTCAGTTTTATTTATTAATGGCTTTAATATTTCCATTACTTATACATTCATCAACTTACGTAAGAGCGACTATAGTATTTGCTTATTTGTTGAGTATGTTTTTCTTCAGCAGTAAGTTTATCTTTTATTACAGCGCTTATTTTCTATAG
- a CDS encoding glycosyltransferase family protein, with protein sequence MQRIRMSLPYFKEFGWEANVVCVHPDFCEVNKDHLLLEAIPTDIKIYTVKPISKKWTKKIGLGSIAIRSLNAIRKKVDVLLNKEHFDLIYFSTTQFPVCILGNYWKKRFGIPYIIDMQDPWHSDYYINKPKAEQPPKYWFSYRLNKWLEPLAMKHVDGLISVSEAYIKTLQIRYHNILNIPYKVITFGAFDQDFSIAEKHQFDYSSMIPHKNEDVVNVVYVGRGGLDMKDALVKLFSAFRLGLRQEASLFKNIHFYFLGTSYAPDGQGKQTIFPLAQEMGIAAYVTEQTNRIPFYQTLNTLKSADLLFIAGSNDPQYTASKTYPYMFSKNPLLAIFHQDSSAAKIIRECNAGEVITFDMPEDTAIHQIYINLKNTLLKQGKPFIGNESELNNYSARNKTAEQCDFFELVLSSLNTSR encoded by the coding sequence ATGCAGCGCATAAGGATGAGTCTCCCCTATTTCAAAGAATTTGGATGGGAGGCAAACGTTGTTTGTGTGCACCCAGACTTTTGTGAAGTAAATAAAGACCATCTATTACTAGAGGCTATACCAACTGATATTAAAATTTATACTGTAAAACCTATTTCTAAAAAATGGACAAAAAAAATAGGGTTAGGCAGTATAGCAATCAGGTCTTTAAACGCCATACGTAAGAAGGTAGATGTTTTATTAAATAAAGAGCATTTTGATTTGATATATTTTTCTACGACGCAGTTCCCCGTGTGTATTTTAGGAAATTATTGGAAAAAAAGGTTTGGGATACCTTATATCATTGATATGCAAGACCCTTGGCATTCTGATTATTATATCAATAAACCTAAAGCAGAACAGCCACCAAAATATTGGTTTTCCTATCGTTTAAATAAATGGTTAGAGCCTTTGGCTATGAAACATGTAGATGGTTTGATTAGCGTATCTGAAGCTTACATTAAAACACTGCAAATTCGATATCATAATATTTTAAACATACCTTATAAAGTAATCACTTTTGGTGCATTTGATCAGGACTTCTCTATTGCTGAAAAACATCAATTTGATTATTCTTCTATGATTCCTCACAAAAATGAAGATGTGGTTAATGTGGTTTATGTAGGTCGTGGAGGTTTGGATATGAAAGACGCATTAGTCAAGCTATTCAGTGCTTTTCGATTAGGATTAAGACAAGAAGCATCTTTGTTTAAAAACATACATTTTTATTTTTTAGGCACCAGTTATGCTCCTGACGGACAAGGGAAACAAACCATATTTCCATTGGCCCAAGAAATGGGTATAGCAGCTTACGTTACCGAGCAAACCAATCGAATTCCTTTTTACCAAACGCTAAATACTTTGAAAAGTGCGGATTTATTATTTATTGCAGGATCTAATGATCCACAATATACTGCTTCCAAAACGTATCCTTATATGTTCTCAAAAAATCCTCTACTAGCTATTTTTCACCAAGACAGCAGTGCAGCTAAAATCATAAGAGAATGTAATGCAGGCGAGGTAATTACTTTTGATATGCCGGAAGATACAGCAATCCATCAAATTTATATTAATTTGAAAAATACCTTATTAAAACAAGGGAAACCATTTATTGGCAATGAAAGTGAGCTGAATAATTATTCTGCCAGAAACAAGACAGCAGAGCAATGTGATTTTTTTGAGCTTGTACTATCATCATTAAATACATCTCGTTGA
- a CDS encoding glycosyltransferase family 4 protein, which yields MHQNIKRICLITPGHIASNPRLVKEATALDKAGYKVHIIFTQYMNYLINDDFDILKSNPNISFDYLDWTGSCIKSKVIKLLFGLIHKASLILNLNWLSNLILNRNYFWQLKSAKAYKADLYIAHNVGALSVAANAAEKTLSKYAFDAEDFHREENLSSKVLKSLIHVEDLYLPKAIYITASSPLIAQEYQRIYLRQVIPIMNVFPKIEHVVKKRIENQDKSIKLFWFSQKIGVDRGLIEVIEALGIIKNDLFELHLLGLYNKFTKETILSHVTKASLNHNKIYFYKPIPPDLIFDFAQQFDIGMATEIADVYNREICLTNKIFTYIQSGLAVIASNTVAQLNLFNDYPIDGILYQKRNSNSIAIALSTFLDENKLENSKQNNYILGQTTLNWDIEKQKFLFIINNL from the coding sequence TTGCATCAAAATATTAAAAGAATTTGTTTAATAACTCCTGGACACATTGCATCTAATCCGAGATTAGTCAAAGAAGCAACAGCTTTAGATAAAGCTGGTTATAAAGTTCATATCATTTTTACTCAATATATGAATTACCTAATAAATGACGACTTTGATATTTTAAAATCCAATCCTAATATAAGTTTTGATTATTTGGATTGGACAGGAAGCTGTATTAAATCTAAAGTTATTAAACTCCTTTTCGGCCTCATTCATAAGGCTTCCTTAATCTTGAATCTAAATTGGCTAAGCAACCTGATTTTGAACAGAAACTATTTTTGGCAACTAAAATCAGCTAAAGCCTACAAAGCGGACTTATATATAGCGCACAACGTAGGTGCGCTTAGTGTTGCAGCAAACGCAGCAGAAAAAACATTAAGTAAATATGCATTTGATGCTGAAGATTTTCATAGAGAAGAAAACCTAAGTAGTAAAGTACTAAAATCATTAATACATGTTGAAGATTTATATTTACCAAAAGCGATATATATCACAGCTTCCAGCCCCTTAATTGCTCAGGAATATCAAAGAATTTATTTGCGACAAGTTATTCCAATTATGAATGTCTTTCCTAAAATTGAACATGTAGTTAAAAAAAGAATTGAGAACCAAGATAAATCAATAAAATTATTTTGGTTCTCACAAAAAATTGGAGTGGACAGGGGATTAATTGAAGTCATTGAAGCGTTAGGTATAATCAAAAATGATTTATTTGAACTACACCTACTAGGTTTATACAATAAATTCACAAAGGAAACCATACTTAGTCATGTTACCAAGGCCAGCCTAAATCATAATAAAATTTATTTTTATAAACCAATACCTCCAGATTTAATTTTCGATTTTGCTCAACAATTTGATATAGGTATGGCTACGGAGATTGCTGATGTCTACAATAGAGAAATTTGCCTAACCAATAAAATCTTTACTTATATACAATCTGGATTAGCAGTAATTGCAAGTAATACCGTTGCTCAACTTAATTTATTCAATGATTACCCTATTGATGGAATTCTTTATCAAAAGAGAAATTCCAATTCAATAGCAATTGCATTAAGTACATTCTTAGATGAGAATAAGTTAGAAAATTCAAAGCAGAATAATTATATACTTGGACAGACTACACTAAATTGGGATATAGAAAAGCAAAAATTTTTATTTATAATAAACAACCTCTAA
- a CDS encoding glycosyltransferase family 4 protein has protein sequence MKCSVANPNIAPYIKQTVIAYQESNNLEKFYTTFFEHREYFLTKFLINYLPNLKKNIKRRNLNEIDFNLVKGKPFKELIRVFSARFLDTITTDKIWEWGELSFDQWVANQLDKSLSSIHTYEHAALKTLERAKELGILSFYEQPSQHHALFEKIVKEQLVLYPELKTKNIDLLTNDKAIKRNKRRDNELKVCDYIICNSTFTKKSLLAADIELKKIITIPYGFPKIETLISEKHPTEKISFMNAGSQNLRKGIHILFQAWKECNFGDKAELIMIGKNHLPTSFLKDLPENIKFIPNIPHEELMSFYAKSDVFVLPTLADGFGMVITEAMSRGMPVITTTHSGGPDIIEHKKNGIIIPPNDKEALIASLRWCVENKNKLKELGRNALIKADSYPWKNFRREVIKQIEEKIASKY, from the coding sequence ATGAAATGTAGTGTAGCTAATCCCAATATTGCTCCTTATATCAAGCAAACTGTAATAGCGTATCAGGAATCAAATAACTTAGAAAAATTTTATACTACTTTTTTTGAACATAGGGAATACTTCTTAACTAAATTTCTTATAAATTATCTACCGAATCTCAAGAAAAACATTAAAAGACGTAATCTTAATGAAATTGATTTTAATCTAGTTAAAGGTAAACCATTTAAAGAATTAATTAGAGTTTTTTCTGCGAGATTTCTAGATACTATTACAACTGATAAAATATGGGAATGGGGCGAACTTAGTTTTGATCAATGGGTTGCTAATCAATTAGACAAAAGTTTAAGTTCTATTCACACATATGAACATGCGGCATTAAAAACTTTAGAGAGAGCAAAAGAACTTGGAATTCTATCATTTTATGAACAACCTAGCCAACACCACGCTCTATTCGAAAAAATTGTAAAGGAGCAGTTAGTTCTGTATCCTGAATTAAAAACAAAGAATATTGATTTACTCACTAATGATAAAGCTATTAAAAGGAATAAAAGGAGAGATAATGAGTTAAAAGTATGTGATTATATTATTTGTAATTCTACTTTTACAAAAAAATCACTGTTAGCAGCAGACATTGAACTTAAAAAAATTATTACCATTCCTTATGGTTTTCCTAAAATAGAAACCTTAATAAGTGAAAAACATCCTACAGAAAAAATATCTTTTATGAATGCCGGAAGTCAAAATTTAAGAAAAGGAATTCACATTTTATTCCAGGCATGGAAAGAATGTAATTTTGGTGATAAGGCTGAACTAATAATGATAGGGAAAAATCATTTACCTACATCTTTTTTAAAAGATTTACCAGAAAATATAAAATTTATTCCAAACATACCGCATGAGGAATTAATGTCTTTCTATGCCAAATCAGATGTGTTTGTATTACCAACACTAGCTGATGGATTTGGAATGGTTATTACAGAAGCTATGTCAAGAGGCATGCCAGTAATCACTACCACTCATTCAGGCGGTCCAGACATAATTGAGCATAAAAAAAATGGAATAATAATCCCACCAAATGATAAAGAAGCTTTAATAGCAAGTCTGAGATGGTGTGTTGAAAATAAAAATAAGCTAAAAGAACTTGGAAGAAATGCTTTAATTAAAGCAGATTCTTATCCCTGGAAAAACTTCAGAAGAGAAGTCATAAAACAAATAGAAGAAAAAATTGCATCAAAATATTAA
- a CDS encoding glycosyltransferase family 4 protein encodes MRIAISADPFIPVPPINYGGIERIVELLINEYTNLGHTVVLFAHKESKVKCKLMPYPCEGLDKISTLRNTLFISRNIIFGQYDILHSFSRLAYLTFLLPLSIPKIMSYQREPTLSQVKLAQKLAQKNTLLFTGCSNYISKKIAPIAKTSTIYNGVLLDKYTFKPKIGVDAPLIFLGRIEPIKGTHIAIKVAIACRKKLVIAGNIPDNYQNYYRNEIKPFLNEDITYIGPVNDVEKNELLGNALAFLMPIEWNEPFGIVMAEAMACGTPVVAFKRGSVPEVVIDGENGFACDNLEDMICTIKKVANLDRRKVRNSVEKRFSSEVISRQYLSIYKKFNNEM; translated from the coding sequence ATGCGAATTGCTATCTCAGCTGATCCTTTTATCCCTGTACCCCCTATAAATTATGGAGGTATAGAGCGTATAGTGGAGTTATTAATTAATGAGTATACTAATTTAGGACATACCGTTGTTTTATTTGCTCATAAGGAGTCAAAAGTAAAATGTAAGCTTATGCCTTATCCTTGCGAAGGTTTAGATAAAATATCAACCTTACGTAATACCCTTTTTATAAGTAGAAATATTATTTTCGGTCAATATGATATTCTACATAGTTTTTCAAGATTAGCTTACTTAACTTTTTTATTACCATTAAGTATTCCAAAAATCATGAGTTACCAAAGAGAACCCACATTAAGCCAAGTAAAACTAGCACAAAAGCTTGCTCAAAAAAACACCCTTCTATTCACAGGCTGTAGTAATTATATAAGTAAAAAAATAGCCCCTATAGCAAAAACATCAACTATTTACAATGGTGTTTTATTAGACAAGTACACTTTTAAACCGAAAATAGGGGTAGATGCCCCTCTGATTTTTTTAGGTCGTATTGAGCCTATTAAAGGCACACATATAGCAATTAAAGTTGCTATTGCTTGCCGTAAAAAACTAGTTATTGCAGGTAATATCCCAGATAATTATCAAAACTATTATAGAAATGAAATCAAACCCTTCTTAAATGAAGATATCACCTATATCGGGCCAGTTAATGATGTTGAGAAAAATGAGTTACTAGGTAATGCTTTAGCCTTTCTAATGCCTATAGAGTGGAATGAACCATTTGGAATTGTAATGGCTGAAGCTATGGCTTGTGGTACTCCTGTTGTAGCATTCAAAAGAGGTTCTGTTCCAGAAGTAGTAATAGATGGGGAAAACGGTTTTGCTTGTGATAACTTAGAAGATATGATTTGCACTATAAAAAAGGTTGCCAATCTTGACCGTAGAAAGGTTAGAAATAGCGTTGAGAAAAGATTCTCTTCAGAAGTAATATCAAGACAATATTTATCTATTTATAAGAAGTTTAATAATGAAATGTAG
- a CDS encoding glycosyltransferase family 2 protein has product MQKTNTPLVSIIIPVYNSAPFLAKTIECAISQDWSNKEIIIVDDGSTDNSYLIAKQYENDIVKVFHQSNKGGSSARNCGLQKSGGDYIQFLDADDLMPTDKISKQMKYLAPNPNSVVSCKWVRFKNNITETIGVIGPHNCLKKNLNPIDWLICRHTILLHCWLTPRVLIKKAGLWNEKITYNDDGEYFYRVVAEASSVLYCDETIVYYRTENKESVSSMKSEKRFKSEYLSALTYKNTLNKLTDAEIAKTAIGNFLKYLVFQMYPLYPSLIKKCKSHGEYKYANIKPYNAGLSKIISSIFGWKLTKRIKNLF; this is encoded by the coding sequence ATGCAAAAAACTAATACTCCTTTAGTTAGTATAATAATACCTGTATATAATTCAGCACCTTTTCTAGCGAAAACCATAGAATGTGCAATATCTCAAGATTGGTCGAATAAAGAGATTATCATAGTTGATGATGGATCAACAGATAATTCCTATTTAATAGCAAAACAATATGAAAATGATATAGTAAAAGTTTTTCATCAATCTAATAAAGGTGGTAGTTCTGCTCGTAATTGCGGATTACAAAAATCAGGAGGTGACTATATACAGTTTTTAGATGCTGATGATTTGATGCCTACGGATAAAATTTCTAAACAAATGAAATACCTAGCCCCAAATCCTAATAGTGTAGTTAGTTGTAAATGGGTAAGATTTAAAAATAATATAACTGAAACAATAGGAGTTATAGGGCCACATAACTGCTTAAAAAAGAATCTAAATCCAATTGATTGGCTTATTTGTAGACACACTATTTTATTACACTGTTGGTTAACTCCAAGAGTTTTAATAAAAAAAGCTGGTTTATGGAATGAAAAAATAACTTATAATGATGATGGAGAGTATTTCTATAGGGTTGTTGCAGAAGCTAGCAGTGTACTATATTGTGATGAAACTATAGTTTATTATAGAACTGAGAATAAGGAAAGTGTTTCATCTATGAAGTCAGAAAAAAGATTTAAATCAGAGTATCTGTCAGCACTAACTTATAAAAACACACTAAACAAATTAACAGACGCTGAAATTGCTAAAACGGCGATTGGTAATTTTCTTAAATATTTAGTTTTTCAAATGTATCCTCTATATCCTTCATTAATAAAAAAATGTAAAAGTCACGGTGAATACAAATATGCTAATATTAAACCTTACAACGCTGGACTTAGCAAAATTATTAGCAGTATTTTTGGATGGAAATTAACTAAAAGAATAAAAAACCTCTTCTAA
- a CDS encoding glycosyltransferase family 2 protein has product MCRLYPKISIITPSFNQGKFIEETILSVLNQGYPNLEYIIIDGGSTDETVEIIKKYENKLAYWISEKDNGQTHAINKGLRKATGDIFAYLNSDDCYYPNTLKLIAEAYLANNDNDDLLLIGHCYWAKDFNDENGQLDKPRFPMTLKDALLNTGLAPQPSMFWTMKKNQLSFCDSLTFCMDYEFWLQLIINKYKIIHIDRCLSLFRQHEQTKTKTIKHILAMELIGLNYIYRKFLSKEEQKTVVDYNKKQICRANYFSLSIEMKKVSLLKRISIILRAELGLIMKLKLLTKSIYAKN; this is encoded by the coding sequence ATGTGTAGATTATATCCTAAAATCTCAATTATCACGCCCAGTTTCAATCAAGGAAAGTTTATAGAAGAAACTATTCTCTCTGTATTAAATCAAGGATACCCTAATTTAGAATATATCATTATTGATGGAGGAAGTACAGACGAAACTGTTGAAATCATTAAAAAGTATGAGAATAAATTAGCCTATTGGATAAGCGAAAAAGATAATGGACAAACTCACGCAATTAATAAAGGATTAAGAAAAGCAACGGGCGACATATTTGCCTATTTAAATAGTGATGATTGTTATTATCCAAATACTCTAAAACTAATTGCAGAAGCTTACTTAGCTAATAATGATAATGATGATTTACTTTTAATAGGTCATTGTTATTGGGCCAAAGACTTTAATGATGAGAATGGACAACTAGACAAACCTAGATTTCCCATGACATTAAAAGATGCTTTATTAAATACAGGTTTAGCTCCACAGCCAAGTATGTTTTGGACTATGAAAAAAAATCAATTAAGCTTTTGTGATTCACTTACTTTTTGCATGGACTATGAGTTTTGGTTACAGTTAATTATAAATAAGTATAAAATAATACATATTGATAGATGTTTGTCGCTTTTTAGACAACATGAGCAAACAAAAACAAAAACAATTAAGCATATACTAGCTATGGAATTAATTGGCCTAAATTATATCTACAGAAAGTTTTTATCAAAAGAAGAACAAAAAACAGTTGTTGACTACAATAAAAAACAAATCTGTAGAGCTAATTACTTTTCTTTGTCGATAGAAATGAAAAAAGTTTCATTACTAAAGCGTATATCAATTATATTAAGAGCAGAGCTAGGTCTGATAATGAAGCTTAAACTTTTAACTAAAAGTATTTATGCAAAAAACTAA
- a CDS encoding DUF5672 family protein has product MINRANVVILIVAHKPFLSPNEGASLKQCYKILGKYPIRIICPKGLNIQEYRALIPDIEVDFIDPKWQATYAMFNRLKIAPFLYNRYCDYEYILFYELDAWVFRDELEYWCNLGYDYIGAPWYEGYGQAEDNSPFIGVGNGGFSLRKVNSHLKVLSSFSYLEKPSEFMRGYDKKLNVKNLIKILLNFTIRNNTYYMFNNCHKHEDYFWGNIVKRNFKWFRIPTEDIASQFATEKKAKINYRINNNILPFGCHGWLKYEPEFWKDHINLSDV; this is encoded by the coding sequence ATGATTAATAGAGCAAACGTAGTTATTTTAATTGTGGCTCATAAACCATTTCTAAGTCCTAACGAAGGTGCTTCTCTTAAACAATGTTACAAAATACTAGGAAAATATCCGATAAGAATTATTTGTCCTAAAGGATTAAATATCCAAGAATATAGAGCCTTAATTCCTGATATAGAGGTTGATTTCATTGATCCAAAATGGCAGGCTACTTATGCTATGTTTAATAGGTTAAAAATTGCTCCCTTTTTATATAATAGATATTGTGATTATGAGTACATTTTATTTTATGAACTTGACGCTTGGGTTTTTAGGGATGAATTAGAATACTGGTGTAATTTAGGATATGATTATATTGGAGCTCCATGGTATGAAGGATATGGGCAAGCTGAGGATAATTCGCCATTTATAGGAGTTGGAAATGGCGGCTTTTCATTAAGAAAGGTTAATAGCCATTTAAAAGTACTAAGTAGCTTTTCTTATTTAGAAAAACCCTCAGAATTCATGAGAGGGTACGACAAAAAACTAAATGTTAAAAATCTGATAAAAATTTTATTAAACTTTACCATCAGAAATAACACCTATTATATGTTTAACAATTGCCATAAACACGAAGATTATTTCTGGGGAAATATTGTAAAAAGGAATTTTAAATGGTTTCGTATACCAACAGAAGATATTGCTTCACAATTTGCTACTGAAAAAAAAGCCAAGATAAATTACCGCATTAACAACAATATACTTCCTTTTGGATGTCATGGTTGGTTAAAATATGAGCCAGAATTTTGGAAAGACCATATAAATTTATCTGATGTGTAG
- a CDS encoding glycosyltransferase family 4 protein: MKEKLLYISTNQILGGSETLWSKSAIEISKRGYDIKIATYYEAKCELKDFDRFNLNLRFKRPSMFNRIVWKLKNKQSTRIDKLERFLKNFSPNLVIISQGNNVDGLNLMCLCKKLNIRYITITQLVTDVLWLFLSDEKIMNLVEAYSTSEVNYFVSEHNLKLHQKMLGVIQNNSIVIPNPFAKKSTQEIPYPTLLNDLYKIALVGRLETYHKGYDLLFEILAKDKWKNRNVIFNIYGDGPHVQLLKRLSKLNNLDNVCFKGHENEIANIWQANHILMMPSRMEGQSLSLIEAMFYKRAAIVTNVGGISELITHGIEGFIALTLDCEGIDYALEEAFTRRNEWKIMGERAFEKVMSLPNLNAIENLNNKIIAICND; encoded by the coding sequence TTGAAAGAAAAACTTCTTTATATTTCTACAAATCAAATATTAGGAGGTAGTGAAACCTTATGGTCCAAATCTGCTATTGAAATTAGCAAAAGAGGGTATGATATTAAAATTGCAACTTATTATGAGGCTAAATGTGAGCTAAAAGATTTTGATAGATTTAATCTCAACCTCCGTTTTAAACGTCCTTCGATGTTTAACAGAATAGTATGGAAACTAAAAAACAAACAGTCTACAAGAATCGATAAATTAGAAAGATTTTTGAAAAATTTCTCTCCTAATTTGGTTATAATTTCACAAGGTAATAATGTAGATGGCCTAAACTTAATGTGTTTGTGTAAAAAATTAAACATTAGATATATCACTATTACTCAACTTGTGACTGATGTTTTATGGCTTTTCTTATCAGATGAAAAAATAATGAATTTGGTAGAAGCGTACTCTACATCAGAAGTCAATTACTTTGTTTCTGAACATAATCTCAAATTACATCAAAAAATGCTAGGGGTAATTCAAAATAATTCGATAGTTATTCCCAATCCATTCGCTAAAAAATCAACACAAGAAATACCATATCCAACATTATTAAATGACCTTTATAAGATAGCATTAGTGGGACGTTTAGAAACTTATCATAAAGGTTATGATTTGTTATTTGAGATTTTAGCAAAAGATAAATGGAAAAACAGAAATGTAATTTTCAACATTTATGGTGATGGTCCACACGTACAACTTTTAAAAAGATTATCAAAATTAAATAATCTTGATAACGTCTGTTTTAAAGGGCATGAAAATGAAATTGCAAATATTTGGCAAGCAAATCATATTTTGATGATGCCTTCAAGAATGGAAGGGCAGTCTTTATCGCTTATTGAAGCTATGTTCTATAAAAGGGCAGCTATTGTAACAAATGTTGGAGGAATTTCAGAATTAATTACACATGGTATTGAAGGTTTTATAGCTTTAACTTTAGACTGTGAGGGTATAGATTATGCTCTAGAAGAAGCTTTTACACGAAGAAACGAGTGGAAAATAATGGGAGAAAGAGCTTTTGAAAAAGTGATGTCACTACCTAATTTAAATGCTATTGAAAATTTAAACAATAAAATTATAGCTATTTGTAATGATTAA